One window from the genome of Bacteroidota bacterium encodes:
- a CDS encoding ABC-F family ATP-binding cassette domain-containing protein: MGVNYLSVENISKSYGEKELFKSLSFGIDQGQKVALVANNGTGKSTLLNLIAGLDIPDTGQVVFRRDIKVGYLPQEPDFAGAVTVADYIFYENNPVIQAIKAYETAAEAHSLAPTIDTERQLNEATRQADTLDVWQYEAKVRQILGKLDIHLPNRKIAQLSGGERKRVAIARLLISNPDILVMDEPTNHLDIEMIEWLESYLSTDNTTLLMVTHDRYFLDNVTNEIIELDEGKLYRYSGDYTYFLEKKDERMAMQERETDKARNLMRKELEWIRRQPKARGTKSKSRIDAFYELKEKAGNVRKEESISFNVKMNRIGGKVMELKNLRKGYGDTVFFNNFTYTFKGGERVGIVGKNGAGKSTFLNVITGLENTDAGTVVPGETLVIGYYNQKGMKLDEDKRVIEVIRDIADVLPLGGKEGSLTAMQLLQTFNFHPKQQHDYVSTLSGGERRRLYLLTILMKNPNFLILDEPTNDLDLLTLTTLEEFLATYKGCLVIVSHDRYFLDRLCDHLFVFEGDANIKDYNGTYTQYRIEKEVEDEKRKLEEKAAKAAAEPKTQSTAEAAKTRKPTYKEKLEWESLETDMAKLEARKTELTNKLSSGDGDHTQIAQWAQEIEQVDTQLEEKELRWLELSELF, encoded by the coding sequence GTGGGAGTAAATTATCTTTCGGTAGAAAATATCAGCAAATCATACGGCGAAAAGGAACTATTTAAAAGCCTTTCATTCGGGATAGACCAAGGTCAAAAGGTGGCCCTTGTAGCTAATAACGGTACGGGTAAAAGCACCTTGCTTAACCTGATTGCGGGATTAGACATACCCGATACGGGGCAAGTAGTGTTTCGCAGGGATATCAAAGTAGGGTATTTACCCCAAGAACCTGATTTTGCAGGAGCTGTAACTGTTGCCGATTATATCTTTTACGAAAATAACCCCGTAATACAAGCCATAAAAGCCTATGAAACGGCTGCCGAAGCCCATAGTTTAGCACCCACCATTGACACTGAACGCCAACTGAACGAAGCCACAAGGCAGGCTGATACACTGGATGTGTGGCAATACGAAGCAAAAGTGCGCCAGATATTGGGCAAGCTGGATATACACCTGCCCAACCGTAAAATTGCCCAATTATCAGGTGGTGAGCGCAAGAGGGTGGCCATTGCCCGTTTGCTGATAAGCAACCCCGATATTTTGGTGATGGATGAGCCTACCAACCATTTGGATATTGAGATGATAGAGTGGCTGGAAAGCTACCTGAGCACCGATAATACTACGTTACTGATGGTAACGCACGACCGTTACTTTTTGGACAACGTAACCAATGAAATTATTGAATTAGACGAAGGTAAGCTGTATCGCTATTCGGGCGACTATACTTACTTTTTGGAAAAGAAAGACGAGCGCATGGCAATGCAGGAGCGCGAAACCGATAAGGCCCGCAACCTGATGCGTAAAGAGTTGGAATGGATACGTAGGCAACCCAAAGCACGGGGGACAAAATCAAAATCGCGGATTGATGCTTTTTATGAACTGAAAGAGAAAGCAGGCAATGTGCGCAAAGAAGAAAGCATCAGTTTTAATGTGAAAATGAACCGTATCGGCGGTAAAGTGATGGAGCTTAAAAACCTTCGCAAAGGGTATGGCGATACTGTGTTTTTCAACAACTTTACGTACACATTTAAAGGCGGCGAACGAGTGGGGATTGTAGGTAAAAACGGTGCCGGAAAGTCAACGTTTTTAAATGTGATTACCGGCCTTGAAAATACTGATGCGGGTACGGTAGTGCCCGGCGAAACCCTTGTGATTGGTTACTACAACCAAAAGGGGATGAAGCTGGACGAGGATAAAAGGGTGATTGAGGTGATACGTGATATTGCCGATGTGCTTCCGTTGGGGGGTAAAGAAGGCAGTTTAACGGCTATGCAATTGTTGCAAACGTTTAACTTTCATCCCAAGCAGCAGCATGATTATGTTTCAACCCTTAGCGGGGGGGAACGCAGACGGTTGTACCTGCTTACCATTTTGATGAAGAACCCCAACTTCTTAATTCTGGATGAGCCTACCAACGACCTTGATTTACTTACACTTACCACCCTTGAGGAGTTTTTAGCCACCTACAAAGGGTGTTTGGTAATTGTATCGCATGACCGTTATTTCCTTGACCGTTTGTGCGACCACTTGTTTGTGTTTGAGGGCGACGCGAATATTAAAGACTACAACGGAACGTATACCCAATACCGCATTGAGAAAGAAGTAGAGGACGAGAAACGTAAGTTGGAGGAGAAAGCAGCTAAGGCGGCTGCTGAACCTAAAACCCAATCCACTGCTGAGGCTGCCAAAACCCGCAAACCCACCTATAAAGAGAAGCTGGAATGGGAAAGCCTTGAAACGGATATGGCTAAACTGGAAGCCCGCAAAACAGAGCTTACTAATAAACTAAGCAGCGGTGACGGCGACCACACCCAAATAGCCCAATGGGCGCAAGAAATTGAACAAGTAGATACCCAACTGGAAGAAAAAGAACTCCGCTGGTTGGAGTTGAGTGAGTTGTTTTGA
- a CDS encoding glycosyltransferase: protein MKILVVSHRVPYPLKDGGVIAMHTLLHGLKAAGAQVKFVCLNPKKDNVDVSTLPRYFFDDFGFESVDIDTDIKAKDAFLNLFTPHSYHMVRFYGQPFAQLLARVLQQDTFDVIHLESLFVTGYIADIRKHYKGPIAMRAHNVEHRIWEKLAANTGNPVKKWYLGLLASRLKTYEQATLHQLDALVSLTQEDEDFFKSIGFKGKVYLSPHGIDLDKFDHTAQPQGTPDVFHLGSMDWIPNQEAMKWFLDEIWPLVVTQFPDVQFHLAGKKIPQWFYERNDTNVTIAGEVPDAVSFMQQHHIMVVPLLSGSGIRVKILEGMALGKPIVATPRAAAGIDFTEAKNILIGEDPKKVANQLIQLLTDENTRTQLGQNARRLIEERYDNKVICGQLLDFYRTL from the coding sequence ATGAAAATTCTGGTTGTATCACACCGAGTACCCTATCCGTTGAAAGATGGGGGGGTAATAGCCATGCACACCCTGTTGCACGGGCTAAAAGCCGCGGGAGCACAAGTAAAGTTTGTGTGCCTTAATCCCAAAAAAGATAATGTGGATGTGAGCACTTTGCCCCGTTATTTTTTTGATGATTTTGGGTTTGAGAGTGTTGATATAGATACCGACATTAAAGCAAAAGACGCTTTTTTAAACCTGTTTACCCCGCACTCTTACCACATGGTGCGTTTTTACGGACAACCCTTTGCCCAACTGCTTGCAAGGGTATTGCAACAAGATACGTTTGACGTTATTCACTTAGAAAGTCTGTTTGTTACAGGATACATTGCTGATATACGCAAGCACTACAAAGGGCCTATTGCCATGCGCGCCCATAATGTTGAGCATCGCATTTGGGAAAAACTGGCTGCCAATACAGGCAATCCTGTTAAAAAATGGTATTTGGGTTTGTTGGCAAGCCGACTTAAAACATACGAACAAGCCACTTTGCACCAATTAGATGCGTTGGTATCGCTAACGCAGGAGGATGAAGATTTCTTTAAAAGCATTGGGTTTAAAGGCAAAGTATATTTATCTCCACACGGGATTGATTTGGATAAGTTCGACCACACGGCGCAACCACAAGGTACTCCGGATGTGTTTCATTTAGGCTCTATGGATTGGATACCCAATCAAGAGGCTATGAAATGGTTTTTGGATGAGATATGGCCGTTGGTGGTAACACAGTTTCCTGATGTTCAGTTCCATTTGGCAGGAAAAAAAATACCCCAGTGGTTTTATGAGCGGAACGATACCAATGTAACCATTGCAGGCGAAGTACCCGATGCAGTAAGCTTTATGCAACAGCACCACATTATGGTAGTGCCTTTGCTAAGCGGCAGCGGTATTCGTGTGAAGATATTAGAGGGTATGGCACTGGGCAAACCTATTGTGGCTACCCCTCGTGCAGCAGCAGGAATTGATTTTACGGAAGCGAAGAATATTCTGATAGGCGAAGACCCTAAAAAGGTGGCAAATCAACTGATACAATTACTTACCGACGAAAATACACGTACCCAATTGGGACAAAACGCACGCCGACTTATTGAGGAGAGATACGACAACAAGGTGATTTGTGGCCAGTTGCTTGATTTTTACCGCACGCTTTAA
- a CDS encoding imidazolonepropionase, with amino-acid sequence MPLLITHIKSLYGVLSPDVTVKRGAAMADFAHIDNAYLLIENGIIKEFGEMAELEKSSNSQIINSSNQINAEGRLVLPTFVDSHTHIVFARTREEEFVMKIKGATYEDIAAAGGGILNSARRLQAATEDELFEAAWHRLQELISKGTGAIEIKSGYGLTVANELKMLRVVKRLKEKAPIPVKATFLGAHTYPADYKQNHEGYLQLIFDEMLPAIAAEGLADYIDVFCEKGFFSVEETARILEAGAKHGLKAKIHGNQLDYSGGVQVAVAHNAVSVDHLEHAGDAEIEVLKNSNTLPVGLPGCSFFLGLPYTSVRKLINAGLPVVLASDFNPGSSPAGDMRFITALGCIQMKLTPEEAFNATTINGAAALELSKETGSITVGKKANFIVTKPIPSLAWIPYAHQNNWIENVFINGIKV; translated from the coding sequence ATGCCTTTACTTATCACCCATATAAAATCCCTTTACGGAGTTCTTTCACCTGATGTTACTGTGAAACGCGGCGCAGCGATGGCCGATTTTGCACACATTGATAATGCCTATTTGCTGATTGAGAATGGGATTATTAAAGAATTTGGGGAAATGGCCGAGCTTGAAAAATCTTCAAATTCGCAAATCATCAACTCTTCAAATCAGATAAACGCCGAAGGCAGATTAGTACTCCCAACGTTTGTTGATAGCCACACGCACATTGTGTTTGCCCGCACTCGCGAAGAAGAATTTGTGATGAAAATAAAAGGGGCTACTTATGAAGACATTGCCGCTGCCGGCGGTGGCATACTTAACTCAGCAAGGCGTTTGCAAGCAGCCACCGAAGACGAATTGTTTGAGGCTGCTTGGCACCGTTTGCAAGAGCTGATAAGCAAAGGTACCGGAGCCATTGAGATTAAAAGCGGATATGGCTTAACTGTGGCTAATGAACTTAAAATGCTGCGTGTGGTGAAGCGGCTGAAAGAAAAAGCCCCAATCCCTGTAAAGGCTACCTTTTTGGGGGCACACACCTACCCTGCCGACTACAAACAAAACCACGAAGGGTACTTACAACTGATTTTTGACGAAATGCTGCCTGCCATAGCTGCTGAAGGCTTGGCTGATTATATAGATGTGTTTTGTGAGAAAGGCTTTTTTAGTGTTGAGGAAACCGCCCGCATATTAGAAGCCGGTGCAAAACACGGTTTAAAAGCTAAAATACACGGCAACCAGCTGGATTACAGCGGCGGTGTGCAAGTGGCCGTAGCCCACAATGCCGTTAGTGTTGACCATTTGGAACACGCCGGAGATGCTGAAATAGAAGTGCTGAAAAACAGCAATACCCTACCCGTTGGCCTGCCCGGCTGTTCGTTCTTTTTAGGGTTGCCCTACACGTCCGTTCGTAAATTAATTAATGCAGGATTGCCCGTAGTGCTGGCCAGCGATTTTAACCCCGGCAGTTCTCCCGCAGGGGATATGCGTTTTATTACTGCGTTGGGCTGCATACAAATGAAACTTACCCCCGAAGAAGCTTTTAATGCTACTACCATCAACGGTGCAGCGGCGTTAGAATTATCAAAAGAAACGGGCAGTATAACCGTTGGTAAAAAAGCTAATTTTATTGTCACTAAGCCCATCCCTTCGCTGGCGTGGATACCTTATGCGCATCAAAATAATTGGATAGAAAATGTTTTTATTAACGGCATAAAAGTGTAA
- a CDS encoding DUF72 domain-containing protein, with protein MDFGRIPDIEHTDFSLPPTPPETLEVLSKAGKKGKPEIFVGCPVWGEKEWVGKIYPKGTKPKEFLHYYSTQFNCIELNSTHYNFPNEILVEKWKADVHEGFKFCPKITQDISHFKRLVGTDGMVEDFCKAIQLLEGNLGTVFLQLPPNYTPKGLSDVIRFAETFPKNVPLAIEFRHPHWFSDAWVRNEIFAALQHFKVGTVITDVAGRRDAAHQRLTTPEAFIRFGANDLHPTDYPRMQDWANLLHDWAQQGLQRAYFFLHTPIKHYNLELATYMIDELNKLGYDLKAPYPYSEPKKINPQSSLF; from the coding sequence ATGGACTTTGGACGCATACCTGATATTGAACACACCGATTTCAGTTTACCCCCTACCCCGCCTGAAACCCTTGAGGTGCTTTCTAAAGCAGGGAAAAAAGGTAAGCCTGAAATTTTTGTGGGCTGTCCCGTTTGGGGCGAAAAGGAATGGGTAGGTAAAATATACCCCAAAGGCACCAAACCCAAAGAGTTTCTGCACTATTACTCCACCCAGTTTAATTGCATTGAGCTAAACAGTACCCACTACAATTTTCCCAATGAAATACTAGTAGAGAAATGGAAAGCCGACGTACACGAAGGGTTTAAGTTTTGTCCGAAAATTACCCAAGACATCAGCCATTTTAAACGTTTGGTTGGAACTGACGGCATGGTGGAAGACTTTTGCAAAGCCATTCAACTGCTTGAGGGGAATTTAGGCACTGTGTTTTTGCAACTCCCGCCTAATTATACTCCCAAAGGGTTAAGCGATGTGATACGGTTTGCCGAAACTTTCCCTAAAAACGTTCCGTTGGCTATCGAGTTCAGACACCCGCACTGGTTTAGCGATGCATGGGTGCGGAATGAGATTTTTGCGGCATTGCAACATTTTAAAGTAGGTACAGTAATTACCGATGTAGCAGGTCGCCGTGATGCAGCTCATCAACGTCTTACCACCCCCGAGGCTTTTATCCGTTTTGGAGCCAATGATTTACACCCTACCGATTATCCGCGTATGCAGGATTGGGCCAACCTGTTACACGATTGGGCACAGCAGGGTTTGCAACGGGCATATTTCTTCCTACATACCCCAATAAAACATTACAACCTTGAGCTGGCTACGTATATGATTGATGAGTTAAACAAATTAGGGTATGATTTAAAAGCTCCCTATCCTTACTCAGAGCCAAAGAAAATAAACCCGCAAAGCAGTTTGTTTTAA
- a CDS encoding SRPBCC domain-containing protein — protein MSKKKKYVVEFGFKSSPSILYNYLSTPSGLAEWFCDDVDIHDKREYVFRWAGSEQKAEMLKNSPNKYIRFRWEDSHEEEFFEFEIIQDEITGDVGLVITDFAIESEVEESKQLWGTQVQTLKTAIGS, from the coding sequence ATGAGTAAGAAAAAAAAGTACGTAGTTGAGTTTGGGTTTAAATCTTCGCCCAGTATTCTTTATAATTATTTGAGTACGCCATCGGGCCTTGCTGAGTGGTTTTGTGATGATGTGGATATACACGACAAAAGAGAATATGTTTTTCGTTGGGCCGGCTCAGAACAAAAAGCAGAGATGCTAAAGAACAGCCCTAATAAATACATTCGTTTCCGTTGGGAAGACAGCCACGAGGAGGAATTTTTTGAATTTGAGATTATCCAAGACGAAATTACCGGCGATGTTGGGCTTGTGATTACTGATTTTGCTATTGAGAGCGAGGTTGAGGAATCAAAACAATTGTGGGGCACCCAAGTACAAACCCTAAAAACAGCCATTGGCTCATAA
- a CDS encoding YjgP/YjgQ family permease, whose amino-acid sequence MGNSKITSIVFGTKKIDVFILRSFVGPFLVTFFISTLFFLMQFLWKYIDDLVGKGLEWYVVTELLFYCVPNFIPLSLAMGVLLSCIMVFGNLSERYELVSIKAAGVPLRRALYPVALFVAILAAGSFLFGNYVIPAANLKFFSLFWDVKNKKPAFDIREGAFYNDIEGFSIKIGKKDKNGKDIYDIVIYDHTKEQASTTVVLAERGEMTRSEDKRFLYFTLINGRRFEEMRDNPDYHRTFMHNSMKFERQEIVFDLSQLDLSRTAEDLFKGNQQLQSIGQLQQGIDSLQKKADTLLLEMQTFVNANYHIFDTLKPQYVEEYHKATAEWKQKENPNANMVFSQALNIARTTKGTVENSKKLHKDTLQKEARYRIEWHKKFTLPVACLVLFLIGAPLGAIVRKGGFGWPMVIAILLFMVFYILNIIGEKITRELVVPASVGMWIAAAVLTPLGVWLASKASRDSSLFDPDAYIRGMRRIVSFGRKRKEPNQ is encoded by the coding sequence ATCGGCAATAGCAAAATAACATCCATAGTGTTCGGCACCAAAAAAATCGACGTCTTTATACTGCGCTCATTTGTAGGGCCTTTTCTTGTTACTTTTTTTATTTCCACCCTGTTTTTCTTAATGCAGTTTTTGTGGAAGTACATTGATGACTTGGTGGGCAAAGGACTTGAGTGGTACGTGGTTACCGAATTACTGTTTTATTGCGTTCCCAACTTTATCCCGCTTTCATTGGCCATGGGCGTGCTGTTGTCATGCATTATGGTGTTTGGTAACCTTAGCGAGCGGTACGAGTTAGTATCAATAAAAGCAGCAGGTGTTCCGCTACGCAGGGCATTATACCCGGTTGCGTTGTTTGTGGCAATTTTAGCAGCAGGCAGTTTCTTGTTTGGTAACTATGTGATACCCGCCGCCAACCTTAAATTCTTTTCGCTGTTTTGGGATGTGAAAAACAAAAAGCCGGCGTTTGATATTCGCGAAGGGGCTTTTTATAATGATATTGAAGGTTTTAGCATTAAGATAGGCAAGAAGGATAAGAACGGGAAAGACATTTACGACATTGTAATTTACGACCATACTAAAGAGCAAGCCAGCACTACGGTAGTATTGGCCGAACGCGGCGAAATGACCCGCAGCGAAGACAAACGCTTTTTATATTTTACCCTGATAAACGGACGCAGGTTTGAAGAAATGCGGGACAACCCCGATTATCACCGAACTTTTATGCACAACTCGATGAAGTTTGAACGACAAGAGATTGTGTTTGACTTATCGCAGTTGGATTTGAGCCGTACTGCCGAAGATTTGTTTAAGGGTAATCAGCAATTACAAAGCATAGGCCAATTGCAACAGGGAATAGACTCGCTACAAAAAAAAGCCGATACACTGTTGCTTGAAATGCAAACGTTTGTAAACGCCAACTACCACATTTTTGATACGCTGAAGCCCCAATATGTTGAGGAGTACCACAAAGCAACCGCTGAATGGAAACAAAAGGAAAACCCCAATGCAAACATGGTGTTTTCTCAGGCATTGAATATCGCCCGTACAACAAAGGGAACGGTTGAAAACAGCAAAAAACTGCACAAGGATACGTTACAAAAAGAAGCCAGATACCGCATAGAGTGGCATAAGAAATTTACATTGCCCGTAGCCTGCTTAGTACTGTTTCTTATCGGTGCACCGCTGGGAGCTATTGTGCGCAAAGGCGGCTTTGGTTGGCCGATGGTGATAGCCATTTTACTGTTTATGGTGTTTTATATTCTAAACATCATTGGTGAAAAAATTACCCGCGAGTTGGTTGTGCCTGCCAGTGTGGGTATGTGGATTGCCGCCGCCGTACTGACCCCGCTAGGGGTTTGGCTGGCATCAAAAGCCTCCCGCGATTCATCGTTATTTGACCCCGATGCCTATATTCGCGGTATGCGCCGCATTGTTAGCTTTGGCCGCAAGCGCAAAGAACCAAACCAATAA
- a CDS encoding glycosyltransferase family 39 protein, producing the protein MNNERKHYYIVALIGALLFIPFLGQVHLFDWDEINFAESAREMMVSGNYFQVQVNFQPFWEKPPLFFWLQVLSMKVFGVNEFAARFPNALCGIATLLVVFHIGRKIFNTRMGYWWVACFVGAFTPHLYFKSAIIDPTFNLFIFLGVFQIYRASITETGKRRLGIYALAGMFLGLAVLTKGPAAAAVTLLCVLSYWVVNRFRFYFNVKEIILYTLCAIAVAFAWFGVETLNNGFFFLREFILYQIDLFRNPVAGHGQPFYYHPIVLLLGCFPISIIGFYMFKKNENISDEQKVFAQWMLILFWVVLILFSIVKTKIVHYSSLCYLPLTFLAAYTIENIISGQWQWKRWLSIPLLVIGVALGAAFTMLPMIASSASLKAKLFPMIKDPFAVANFSRNVAWGGWEWLIGILFLTAIIMGTVLLYRQRLQRGFITLLGGTMLSLQLFLYVVVPKVEQYSQGAAIKFWESLQDKDAYVQPLGYDTYAHYYYARIKPWDNMAPDLKRFYDAEVEGYKQRAPTDWFDHLLRDWLLEGKIDKPVFFCCHISKAPEYAKRVDLLRIGQDGGFVFFMREPKKD; encoded by the coding sequence ATGAACAACGAACGTAAACACTACTATATAGTTGCCCTGATTGGTGCGCTGCTATTTATCCCCTTTTTGGGGCAGGTGCATTTGTTTGATTGGGACGAAATAAATTTTGCTGAAAGTGCCCGCGAAATGATGGTAAGCGGCAATTACTTTCAGGTACAGGTAAATTTTCAGCCCTTTTGGGAAAAACCACCGTTGTTTTTTTGGCTACAGGTACTTAGCATGAAAGTATTTGGAGTAAACGAGTTTGCTGCCCGTTTTCCCAATGCTTTGTGCGGCATCGCCACTCTGCTGGTGGTTTTTCATATAGGTAGAAAAATATTTAATACCCGAATGGGTTATTGGTGGGTGGCTTGTTTTGTGGGTGCATTTACCCCGCATTTATACTTTAAATCGGCCATTATCGACCCTACTTTTAACCTGTTTATCTTTTTAGGAGTATTTCAAATATACCGCGCTTCAATAACTGAAACAGGTAAACGCCGTTTGGGTATTTATGCGCTTGCAGGTATGTTTTTGGGCTTGGCGGTATTAACCAAAGGCCCTGCTGCTGCTGCCGTTACCTTGTTATGTGTATTGAGCTATTGGGTGGTAAACCGTTTCAGGTTTTATTTTAACGTTAAAGAAATTATCCTGTATACACTCTGCGCTATTGCCGTGGCTTTTGCTTGGTTTGGAGTAGAAACGTTAAACAACGGTTTCTTCTTTTTGCGTGAGTTTATCTTGTACCAAATAGACCTTTTCCGCAACCCCGTTGCCGGACACGGTCAACCCTTCTACTACCACCCCATTGTATTGCTGTTGGGTTGTTTCCCTATATCCATTATCGGGTTTTATATGTTCAAGAAGAATGAAAACATTTCTGACGAGCAAAAGGTATTTGCCCAATGGATGTTGATTTTGTTTTGGGTGGTGCTGATACTGTTTAGCATTGTAAAAACTAAAATTGTTCACTACTCATCGTTGTGCTATTTGCCGCTTACATTTTTGGCTGCTTATACGATTGAAAACATTATTAGCGGACAATGGCAATGGAAACGCTGGCTTTCAATCCCGTTGTTGGTAATTGGTGTGGCATTGGGAGCTGCCTTTACCATGCTACCCATGATTGCCTCATCGGCAAGTTTAAAGGCCAAATTATTCCCTATGATTAAAGACCCGTTTGCGGTGGCCAATTTTAGTCGCAACGTTGCTTGGGGCGGTTGGGAATGGCTGATAGGTATTTTGTTTCTGACGGCCATTATTATGGGTACTGTGCTGCTGTACCGCCAACGGTTGCAAAGGGGTTTTATAACGCTGTTAGGCGGCACTATGCTTAGCCTGCAATTGTTTTTATACGTAGTGGTACCCAAAGTTGAACAATACAGCCAAGGTGCTGCTATTAAGTTTTGGGAAAGCCTGCAAGACAAGGATGCTTACGTGCAGCCCTTGGGCTACGATACCTATGCCCATTATTACTATGCCCGCATAAAACCGTGGGACAATATGGCGCCTGATTTAAAACGCTTTTATGATGCCGAGGTGGAAGGTTACAAACAACGCGCGCCAACGGATTGGTTTGACCACCTGCTACGCGACTGGCTGCTGGAAGGCAAAATAGATAAACCTGTTTTTTTCTGCTGCCACATTTCTAAAGCCCCTGAATATGCCAAACGTGTTGATTTATTGCGCATAGGCCAAGACGGTGGTTTTGTATTCTTTATGCGTGAACCAAAGAAAGATTAG
- a CDS encoding phosphatase PAP2 family protein, whose protein sequence is MTLQLICYPKGNLVLFLDGLHTPAADIFFKLYTHIGDGLTSIAVAVALFLLVTMRWGLLTLLTFALSGGISQLLKTVVFGPTPRPHRYFEGLNLLHPVEGVKIAYIYSFPSGHTISTFALFSMLAFLIPKNQGITGLLFCLAALGGISRIYLGQHFTEDVLAGMLIGTLCSMVLYYWVEEKKGFMASPKLDKPLLKLKK, encoded by the coding sequence TTGACACTGCAATTAATATGCTACCCAAAAGGGAATTTAGTATTGTTTTTAGATGGCCTGCACACGCCTGCCGCTGATATTTTCTTTAAACTTTATACCCATATAGGCGACGGACTAACCTCTATCGCTGTGGCTGTAGCCCTGTTTTTACTAGTAACGATGCGCTGGGGATTGCTTACGTTGCTAACCTTTGCGTTATCGGGAGGTATATCGCAACTGCTTAAAACGGTTGTTTTTGGCCCCACTCCCCGCCCCCACCGCTATTTTGAAGGACTTAACCTACTGCACCCTGTTGAAGGTGTGAAAATTGCATACATATACAGTTTCCCGTCAGGGCATACTATCAGCACGTTTGCGCTGTTTAGTATGCTGGCCTTTTTAATACCAAAAAATCAAGGGATTACAGGGTTACTGTTTTGTTTAGCAGCCTTAGGTGGTATAAGTCGTATTTATTTAGGACAGCATTTTACCGAGGATGTATTGGCAGGAATGCTGATTGGCACTCTTTGCTCAATGGTTTTATATTATTGGGTTGAGGAGAAAAAAGGCTTTATGGCTTCGCCTAAACTGGATAAACCTTTGTTGAAATTAAAAAAATGA